One genomic segment of Styela clava chromosome 3, kaStyClav1.hap1.2, whole genome shotgun sequence includes these proteins:
- the LOC120343488 gene encoding sorting nexin-9-like has product MAQVGDKVTVLYEFDGIVDNHELALREGDIVTLTNPDVGEGWWEGQASDGTVGLFPSAYCELVQDNGAVGDAEYDESYAPPEPQETTSYNGDNQQQHEEVYDGGDDDEWEASWGVQNYSAQAPTATSQPVPIASSPAREGSTKKSSESDSPKKNAKNTGLFSSLTGNIFSAFSVTPAESFILGDIKADTSSKPKIHMVLTEDGPMWDNTAQQHFTCTISDPQKASKFSGFKSYITYNITPSHSGKTVSRRYKHFDWLLEQLVKKFNVTIAVPPLPDKQLTGRYEDEFIEGRMHQLQGWLSRMSLHPVISQSEVFQHFLVSKDSEKAWKEGKRKAESDPAVGGAFCTTIVPVTENRMELSTAEQTLQYYSQFTRAMDESLKQIVAHGAAYSRKCQGPLMQEYQKMGQCFGALGDSFAMDKRQNAAPLTEAIKHTGKTYEDIGLMYQEQPKQDWNPLLDGLNEYKGIMACFPTILGNNKSAIDKQREMMRLQLEGKYTEDDVENAKLRAETLSYAVQAEINHMQYYRVGDFAAYMKSFVQQQVVFYQNIVSKLQDTARMYDNLQ; this is encoded by the exons ATGGCTCAGGTGGGAGATAAAGTTACAGTATTGTATGAGTTTGATGGAATTGTTGATAATCACGAGCTGGCTCTTCGTGAAGGAGATATTGTGACATTGACCAATCCAGATGTAGGTGAAGGATGGTGGGAGGGTCAAGCTTCTGATGGAACAGTAGGTCTTTTTCCTTCTGCGTATTGTGAATTGGTGCAAGACAATGGTGCTGTTGGTGATGCAGAATATGATGAATCCTATGCTCCACCCGAACCACAAGAAACTACATCATACAATGGAGATAATCAACAACAACACGAGGAAGTTTATGATGGTGGGGATGATGATGAGTGGGAAGCGTCATGGGGTGTTCAAAACTACTCAGCCCAAGCGCCAACAGCTACCTCTCAACCTGTACCAATAGCCTCATCACCTGCTCGAGAGGGATCAACTAAAAAATCATCAGAGAGCGACTCACCCAAGAAGAATGCAAAAAATACAGGATTATTCAGCAGTCTCACCGGAAACATTTTTTCAGCTTTCAGTGTTACTCCGGCTGAATCTTTTATATTGGGTGACATAAAAGCAGATACATCATCTAAACCTAAGATTCATATGGTTTTAACAGAGGATGGTCCAATGTGGGATAATACTGCTCAGCAACATTTCACGTGCACTATATCTGATCCCCAAAAAGCGAGCAAGTTTTCTGGGTTCAAAAGTTATATTACGTATAATATCACACCTAGCCATTCAGGGAAGACTGTATCGAGGCGTTACAAACACTTTGATTGGTTGTTGGAACAGCTTGTGAAGAAATTCAATGTAACTATTGCCGTTCCTCCATTGCCAGACAAGCAACTTACTGggagatatgaagatgaattcATAGAAGGACGAATGCACCAGTTGCAAGGATGGCTTTCTAGAATGTCTTTGCATCCAGTCATATCCCAGTCAGAAGTATTTCAACACTTTCTTGTTTCAAAAGATTCAGAAAAGGCATGGAAGGAAGGAAAACGAAAAGCTGAAAGTGACCCAGCTGTTGGCGGAGCGTTTTGTACAACTATTGTACCTGTCACTGAGAATAGAATGGAATTATCCACTGCTGAGCAAACTTTACAATACTATTCACAGTTTACAAGGGCAATGGATGAATCATTAAAGCAAATTGTTGCTCATGGTGCTGCTTATTCAAGAAAATGTCAAGGTCCGTTAATGCAAGAATACCAGAAAATGGGACAGTGTTTCGGAGCATTAGGAGATTCATTTGCTATGGATAAGCGACAAAATGCAGCACCATTAACAGAGGCAATAAAGCATACAG GTAAAACTTATGAGGACATTGGGTTGATGTATCAAGAGCAACCAAAACAGGATTGGAATCCATTATTGGATGGTCTCAATGAATATAAAG GAATCATGGCGTGTTTCCCAACTATCCTTGGCAATAATAAGAGTGCGATAGACAAGCAACGAGAAATGATGCGTCTTCAGCTAGAAGGAAAATACACAGAGGATGATGTTGAAAATGCTAAATTACGAGCTGAAACTCTTTCATATGCCGTTCAAGCAGAAATTAATCACATGCAGTATTACAG GGTTGGAGATTTTGCTGCTTATATGAAAAGTTTTGTGCAACAACAAGTTGTCTTCTATCAGAACATAGTGAGTAAATTACAGGATACAGCTCGGATGTATGACAATCTCCAATAG
- the LOC120343480 gene encoding uncharacterized protein LOC120343480 isoform X1: protein MSTLNLPAIIARLHNAADNYAKKGKSTKHDLLLSNGYRNFKIPEIVRHVGIGDRGWMSLQGNVAFQSSFFYQNSLWNQTLYLDQVLRRHPNNESDAGKAILSKYARRKRPRFLPKLDDKPVENSHTAAPYIRGQKTETHRLGPKHDANERYYQFDEEDEDAEWTRNALDGNTSHEIVQAYRHETVKQTPNLKGEQGDATTLVKHPPLPPIKKQADVVSEYREEVEEMQIDVRGEDNKKQIPKFVLHTFDFGDMRSKKSERMFTKTNMFVPNLEQKAAPVTKVDRIANTHNQSTFSRILNPDPNPKTQAGKKLLTSLLGRMEKDKRTTNKQEPTVLQKSNSILYSEEYMRLVDNKGVKNVAKAAFNQQEKSSTIDRKIGEFSFDKLPADLVGQHFQQTYEHLWKYLVHNGRRNLPKSYFSSKKELQKNNPGVIYIPTGRPEEALYVEGVERKYLSQNQQSDKPIKLKYNHRNDADENHTVSRSKDTSPWDIDEQLKTPEEPSKLTGKVILTEMKNSIQRVPNAEFDKQHEGYNDNGIKSISITLPPPEINAPPCTPASSHDNHHPNQEHLGAKINLPEFGAKALKQPREDLVYPTPKKNVRFKAVGKTSEENQKIGHRRGLGPVPEKNNRPTQQSKQGSKKTRTYTHGQYHIKVDEKIVYKRKPKLPKDLSNMFTKPYTFSYLTGVKAPGTSSSTLFAGKIANLSVRNKPQVAPLHNSTLISEIHHPVYDVNDNDALPNTTQKDASTQIDEDDDNVSLSIPYSLFSENETLVTKELISSENSPKIKLRSPLPDAEEKSTSRSIDHRKTSSKKSLYSKSSKHVRSLSEGAKDVDIKKHATTVQTYDASKYFRGTNDGVK, encoded by the exons ATGTCCACCCTCAACCTGCCTGCTATCATCGCACGTCTTCACAACGCCGCGGATAATTATGCAAAAAAAGGGAAGTCGACAAAGCACGACCTCCTACTATCCAATGGTTATAGA AATTTCAAAATTCCCGAAATTGTGCGGCATGTTGGGATTGGAGATCGAGGATGGATGAGTTTACAAGGCAAT GTAGCTTTTCAATCATCATTCTTTTATCAGAATTCTCTTTGGAACCAAACTTTGTATCTTGATCAAGTCCTTCGGAGACACCCTAATAATGAATCGGACGCGGGCAAAGCAATCCTTTCTAAATATGCGCGCAGAAAACGTCCTCGCTTCCTGCCCAAGCTGGACGACAAACCCGTTGAAAACTCTCACACTGCAGCGCCATACATCAGAGGACAAAAAACCGAAACACACCGCCTTGGTCCCAAACATGATGCAAACGAACGGTACTATCAATTTGACGAAGAAGACGAGGACGCCGAGTGGACAAGAAATGCTCTCGATGGAAATACTTCCCATGAAATTGTACAGGCGTACCGACATGAAACAGTCAAGCAAACGCCGAATCTCAAAGGTGAACAAGGTGATGCAACTACGCTCGTCAAACATCCGCCTTTACCACCAATCAAGAAACAAGCTGATGTTGTCAGCGAATATAGAGAAGAGGTGGAAGAG atgCAGATAGACGTCAGAGGTGAAGACAATAAGAAACAGATACCTAAATTTGTTTTACACACATTTGATTTTGGAGACATGAGAAGCAAAAAAAGTGAAAG AATGTTCACAAAAACAAATATGTTCGTCCCAAACTTGGAGCAGAAAGCGGCTCCTGTTACGAAAGTCGATCGCATAGCAAATACACATAATCAATCTACGTTTTCTCGCATCTTAAATCCAGATCCGAATCCAAAAACTCAAGCTGGTAAAAAATTGTTGACAAGTTTATTGGGTAGAATGGAAAAAGACAAACGAACTACAAACAAACAAGAACCCACTGTTCTGCAAAAATCAAACTCCATCCTGTATTCCGAAGAATATATGCGATTAGTCGACAACAAAGGTGTTAAAAACGTTGCAAAAGCTGCGTTTAACCAGCAAGAAAAATCGTCAACTATTGACCGGAAAATAGGAGAGTTTTCCTTCGACAAATTACCCGCTGATTTAGTTGGTCAGCATTTCCAGCAAACATATGAGCATTTATGGAAATATCTTGTTCATAATGGAAGAAGAAATTTACCGAAATCGTACTTTTCTTCAAAGAAAGAGCTGCAGAAAAATAATCCCGGCGTGATCTACATTCCCACAG GTCGACCAGAAGAAGCTTTGTATGTCGAAGGTGTTGAACGCAAATACTTGTCGCAAAATCAACAAAGTGACAAACCTATCAAGTTAAAATACAATCATCGTAATGATGCCGACGAAAATCACACGGTATCCAGGAGTAAAGATACGTCACCATGGGACATTGACGAACAACTTAAAACTCCGGAAGAGCCATCAAAGTTGACAGGCAAAGTTATCTTAACggaaatgaaaaattcaattcaaagaGTACCGAACGCAGAATTTGATAAACAACATGAGGGGTACAATGACAATGGAATAAAAAGCATCTCTATAACCCTCCCACCCCCTGAGATTAACGCACCCCCTTGCACACCAGCGTCTTCACATGACAATCATCACCCTAATCAAGAACACCTCGGCGCTAAAATCAATTTGCCTGAATTCGGCGCCAAAGCTTTAAAACAGCCAAGAGAAGATTTAGTATATCCTACCCcaaagaaaaatgttcgattcaaGGCAGTTGGTAAGACTtcagaagaaaaccagaaaatCGGCCACAGAAGAGGATTGGGACCCGTTCCGGAAAAAAACAATAGGCCTACTCAACAAAGCAAACAGGGAAGCAAAAAAACTCGAACATACACACATGGACAATACCATATAAAAGTAGAtgaaaaaattgtatataaaaGAAAGCCCAAATTACCAAAAGATTTGTCCAATATGTTCACGAAACCATATACATTCTCATATTTAACGGGGGTAAAAGCACCTGGCACCTCATCAAGTACACTTTTTGCTGGAAAGATCGCAAATCTTTCCGTACGCAACAAGCCTCAAGTTGCACCTTTACATAATAGCACTCTAATATCTGAAATTCACCACCCAGTCTATGACGTGAACGACAATGATGCATTACCTAATACAACTCAAAAAGATGCAAGTACTCAAATCGACGAAGATGACGATAATGTCTCGTTGTCAATACCGTATAGTCTGTTCTCTGAAAACGAAACGCTAGTTACCAAAGAGCTTATATCGTCAGAAAATTCGCCCAAAATAAAGTTACGATCTCCACTGCCGGACGCGGAAGAAAAAAGTACTTCAAGATCTATCGACCACAGAAAAACAAGCTCTAAAAAGTCTTTGTATTCGAAATCTTCGAAGCATGTGAGG TCACTTTCTGAGGGGGCGAAAGATGTAGATATTAAAAAACATGCAACGACAGTGCAAACTTACGACGCTTCGAAATATTTTCGTGGGACGAACGACGGAGTCAAATGA
- the LOC120343493 gene encoding uncharacterized protein LOC120343493 produces the protein MHGSFGLRMSCHDLLDPPVTEFSDELYSLFAPHSKNQQTTTSKKGDSIFGWKICENLHEEELPFNCESNRPYAALHLIHMTLEDTEEAADGEVPDRPTSVNSEVKRRNKVVSSLNIAIRRSKSSRCVPSGPPAAVLRSWGSNQQHGIRYDSRFPMLFHGIREIKYEFRPFCHHQQHADAYRNSYTYILIRNFRELRATGLIGNRLQAALRFNISSCQGEQHKDQNHIHGCRNIHRKKHGSATYHQSPIVYYTDQCQSGPVSVRSAITKNGEFIPSAGACFLPKSTMEINAVTLRPSQQRPFGEQDLQNKSNYGILKTSKQLKNSSGDLFCVKRKCNSGPVGIVAGTSAFRRNNQGISTGRRMSPLSKVPVAIRRSSPSIRGKRDPTDSSVEGVNKFLSIAVATHTVASPYHTSVSQSHEDISLNTDI, from the exons ATGCACGGAAGCTTTGGGTTGAGGATGTCGTGTCATGACTTGTTAGATCCTCCAGTCACGGAATTCTCGGATGAACTTTATTCATTATTCGCACCTCACTCTAAAAACCAGCAGACAACGACATCCAAGAAG GGTGATTCTATATTTGGATGGAAAATTTGCGAAAATCTACATGAGGAAGAGTTACCTTTCAACTGCGAGTCAAATCGTCCGTATGC GGCTTTACATCTCATCCATATGACACTTGAGGACACAGAAGAAGCAGCAGATGGCGAAGTCCCTGATCGGCCGACATCAGTCAATAGCGAAGTAAAAAGACGAAACAAAGTTGTCAGTTCACTGAACATCGCCATACGGCGTAGCAA AAGCTCCCGGTGTGTTCCATCAGGCCCTCCTGCAGCAGTGTTGAGAAGTTGGGGATCTAATCAGCAACATGGCATTCGTTACGATAGCAGATTTCCAATGTTATTTCACGGAATTCGAGAAATCAAATATGAATTCAGGCCGTTTTGTCATCACCAACAACACGCCGATGCATACAG AAACtcttatacatatatactaattcGGAATTTTCGCGAACTGAGAGCAACCGGATTGATTGGGAACCGACTCCAAGCTGCACTAAGATTCAATATTTCATCCTGCCAGGGTGAGCAGCACAAAGACCAAAACCAC ATCCATGGATGTCGAAATATTCATCGTAAGAAGCATGGTAGTGCAACGTATCACCAATCTCCTATCGTTTACTACACCGACCAATGCCAAAGTGGACCAGTCAGCGTGCGAAGTGCAATAACTAAAAATGGCGAATTTATACCGAGCGCAG GTGCATGCTTTCTTCCTAAGTCAACGATGGAAATTAATGCAGTAACATTGCGACCGTCACAACAACGCCCATTTGGGGAACAAGATCTTCAGAACAAA AGCAACTACGGGATACTCAAAACTTCGAAGCAGCTGAAAAACTCATCTGGAGACTTATTTTGCGTGAAAAGGAAATGTAACAGTGGTCCTGTGGGAATTGTGGCTGGGACGAG CGCTTTTAGAAGAAATAATCAAGGTATATCAACTGGACGAAGGATGTCTCCCTTGAGTAAAGTTCCTGTGGCTATTCGAAGGTCCTCCCCATCTATTAGAGGAAAGCGAGATCCTACTGATTCGAGTGTCGAAGGAG TGAATAAATTCCTGTCAATAGCCGTGGCGACACACACAGTGGCTTCTCCATATCACACAAGTGTATCCCAGTCACATGAAGATATCTCACTGAACACAGACATATGA
- the LOC120343480 gene encoding uncharacterized protein LOC120343480 isoform X2, which produces MSTLNLPAIIARLHNAADNYAKKGKSTKHDLLLSNGYRNFKIPEIVRHVGIGDRGWMSLQGNNSLWNQTLYLDQVLRRHPNNESDAGKAILSKYARRKRPRFLPKLDDKPVENSHTAAPYIRGQKTETHRLGPKHDANERYYQFDEEDEDAEWTRNALDGNTSHEIVQAYRHETVKQTPNLKGEQGDATTLVKHPPLPPIKKQADVVSEYREEVEEMQIDVRGEDNKKQIPKFVLHTFDFGDMRSKKSERMFTKTNMFVPNLEQKAAPVTKVDRIANTHNQSTFSRILNPDPNPKTQAGKKLLTSLLGRMEKDKRTTNKQEPTVLQKSNSILYSEEYMRLVDNKGVKNVAKAAFNQQEKSSTIDRKIGEFSFDKLPADLVGQHFQQTYEHLWKYLVHNGRRNLPKSYFSSKKELQKNNPGVIYIPTGRPEEALYVEGVERKYLSQNQQSDKPIKLKYNHRNDADENHTVSRSKDTSPWDIDEQLKTPEEPSKLTGKVILTEMKNSIQRVPNAEFDKQHEGYNDNGIKSISITLPPPEINAPPCTPASSHDNHHPNQEHLGAKINLPEFGAKALKQPREDLVYPTPKKNVRFKAVGKTSEENQKIGHRRGLGPVPEKNNRPTQQSKQGSKKTRTYTHGQYHIKVDEKIVYKRKPKLPKDLSNMFTKPYTFSYLTGVKAPGTSSSTLFAGKIANLSVRNKPQVAPLHNSTLISEIHHPVYDVNDNDALPNTTQKDASTQIDEDDDNVSLSIPYSLFSENETLVTKELISSENSPKIKLRSPLPDAEEKSTSRSIDHRKTSSKKSLYSKSSKHVRSLSEGAKDVDIKKHATTVQTYDASKYFRGTNDGVK; this is translated from the exons ATGTCCACCCTCAACCTGCCTGCTATCATCGCACGTCTTCACAACGCCGCGGATAATTATGCAAAAAAAGGGAAGTCGACAAAGCACGACCTCCTACTATCCAATGGTTATAGA AATTTCAAAATTCCCGAAATTGTGCGGCATGTTGGGATTGGAGATCGAGGATGGATGAGTTTACAAGGCAAT AATTCTCTTTGGAACCAAACTTTGTATCTTGATCAAGTCCTTCGGAGACACCCTAATAATGAATCGGACGCGGGCAAAGCAATCCTTTCTAAATATGCGCGCAGAAAACGTCCTCGCTTCCTGCCCAAGCTGGACGACAAACCCGTTGAAAACTCTCACACTGCAGCGCCATACATCAGAGGACAAAAAACCGAAACACACCGCCTTGGTCCCAAACATGATGCAAACGAACGGTACTATCAATTTGACGAAGAAGACGAGGACGCCGAGTGGACAAGAAATGCTCTCGATGGAAATACTTCCCATGAAATTGTACAGGCGTACCGACATGAAACAGTCAAGCAAACGCCGAATCTCAAAGGTGAACAAGGTGATGCAACTACGCTCGTCAAACATCCGCCTTTACCACCAATCAAGAAACAAGCTGATGTTGTCAGCGAATATAGAGAAGAGGTGGAAGAG atgCAGATAGACGTCAGAGGTGAAGACAATAAGAAACAGATACCTAAATTTGTTTTACACACATTTGATTTTGGAGACATGAGAAGCAAAAAAAGTGAAAG AATGTTCACAAAAACAAATATGTTCGTCCCAAACTTGGAGCAGAAAGCGGCTCCTGTTACGAAAGTCGATCGCATAGCAAATACACATAATCAATCTACGTTTTCTCGCATCTTAAATCCAGATCCGAATCCAAAAACTCAAGCTGGTAAAAAATTGTTGACAAGTTTATTGGGTAGAATGGAAAAAGACAAACGAACTACAAACAAACAAGAACCCACTGTTCTGCAAAAATCAAACTCCATCCTGTATTCCGAAGAATATATGCGATTAGTCGACAACAAAGGTGTTAAAAACGTTGCAAAAGCTGCGTTTAACCAGCAAGAAAAATCGTCAACTATTGACCGGAAAATAGGAGAGTTTTCCTTCGACAAATTACCCGCTGATTTAGTTGGTCAGCATTTCCAGCAAACATATGAGCATTTATGGAAATATCTTGTTCATAATGGAAGAAGAAATTTACCGAAATCGTACTTTTCTTCAAAGAAAGAGCTGCAGAAAAATAATCCCGGCGTGATCTACATTCCCACAG GTCGACCAGAAGAAGCTTTGTATGTCGAAGGTGTTGAACGCAAATACTTGTCGCAAAATCAACAAAGTGACAAACCTATCAAGTTAAAATACAATCATCGTAATGATGCCGACGAAAATCACACGGTATCCAGGAGTAAAGATACGTCACCATGGGACATTGACGAACAACTTAAAACTCCGGAAGAGCCATCAAAGTTGACAGGCAAAGTTATCTTAACggaaatgaaaaattcaattcaaagaGTACCGAACGCAGAATTTGATAAACAACATGAGGGGTACAATGACAATGGAATAAAAAGCATCTCTATAACCCTCCCACCCCCTGAGATTAACGCACCCCCTTGCACACCAGCGTCTTCACATGACAATCATCACCCTAATCAAGAACACCTCGGCGCTAAAATCAATTTGCCTGAATTCGGCGCCAAAGCTTTAAAACAGCCAAGAGAAGATTTAGTATATCCTACCCcaaagaaaaatgttcgattcaaGGCAGTTGGTAAGACTtcagaagaaaaccagaaaatCGGCCACAGAAGAGGATTGGGACCCGTTCCGGAAAAAAACAATAGGCCTACTCAACAAAGCAAACAGGGAAGCAAAAAAACTCGAACATACACACATGGACAATACCATATAAAAGTAGAtgaaaaaattgtatataaaaGAAAGCCCAAATTACCAAAAGATTTGTCCAATATGTTCACGAAACCATATACATTCTCATATTTAACGGGGGTAAAAGCACCTGGCACCTCATCAAGTACACTTTTTGCTGGAAAGATCGCAAATCTTTCCGTACGCAACAAGCCTCAAGTTGCACCTTTACATAATAGCACTCTAATATCTGAAATTCACCACCCAGTCTATGACGTGAACGACAATGATGCATTACCTAATACAACTCAAAAAGATGCAAGTACTCAAATCGACGAAGATGACGATAATGTCTCGTTGTCAATACCGTATAGTCTGTTCTCTGAAAACGAAACGCTAGTTACCAAAGAGCTTATATCGTCAGAAAATTCGCCCAAAATAAAGTTACGATCTCCACTGCCGGACGCGGAAGAAAAAAGTACTTCAAGATCTATCGACCACAGAAAAACAAGCTCTAAAAAGTCTTTGTATTCGAAATCTTCGAAGCATGTGAGG TCACTTTCTGAGGGGGCGAAAGATGTAGATATTAAAAAACATGCAACGACAGTGCAAACTTACGACGCTTCGAAATATTTTCGTGGGACGAACGACGGAGTCAAATGA